From one Microbacterium aurum genomic stretch:
- a CDS encoding alpha-galactosidase: protein MDTTPDVILHLAHAEVSLLVDARHGRLPSIVHWGARLGELDDDALRGLTDGSIPVVGSNNVDTPPRVALLPEHHTGWTGRPGVAGSASGRGWSPKFAVTGVELDGSPVDGVVRHGAGAVVFHAVDDQGRLELRLELELLPSGLVRSRAILTNLQDAAYTVDDVSLCFPLPAEATEVLDFTGQHNYERFPQRGPLRAGIHLRENRRGRTGADSAYVLHVGVPGFGFAQGPVWAVHTAWSGNHHHYAERVYTGEQVIGGGEVLLPGEIVLTRGEAYETPWVFGSYGDGLDAVAHRFHAHLRALGAHRPADRPVTLNVWEAVYFRHDAAELIALADQAAEIGIERFVLDDGWFGDRRTDRAGLGDWVVSTDVWPDGLHPLVDHVRAKGMQFGLWFEPEMINLDSDLARRHPEWIMAARDELPVESRAQHVLNLAAPGAYEHVKGQMLALLDEYAIDYIKWDHNRDLTEAGDREHGGRPVVHEQTRAFYRLLRELKEAHPTLEIESCSSGGGRVDLGVLELTDRIWVSDNSDPHDRQSMMRWSTQLAPPEFLGAHIASDRSHTTGRRLDLSFRAGTAIFGHLGIEWNLGEATDAELALLARWIDFHVRHRHLLLGGEVVRMDTTDPRVVVHGVVSPDRAEALYSSALLDTAHPEPAARLKLRGLDPERMYDLAPVFIGTLPSGLIPPVWWGEPSDAEILASQEYWDRAERADVSFPGARFRGDVLATVGVAAPRIHPDQAVIYHAVAVD from the coding sequence ATGGACACGACCCCCGACGTCATCCTCCATCTCGCCCACGCGGAGGTCTCCCTCCTGGTCGACGCCCGACACGGACGACTCCCGTCGATCGTGCACTGGGGCGCCCGGCTCGGCGAACTCGACGACGACGCCCTGCGCGGGCTGACCGACGGCAGCATCCCCGTCGTCGGATCGAACAACGTCGACACACCCCCGCGCGTCGCGCTGCTGCCGGAGCACCACACCGGCTGGACCGGCCGCCCCGGGGTCGCGGGATCCGCGTCGGGCCGCGGCTGGTCGCCGAAGTTCGCCGTGACCGGCGTCGAGCTCGACGGGTCCCCCGTGGACGGGGTGGTCCGGCACGGCGCCGGAGCCGTGGTGTTCCACGCGGTCGACGACCAGGGACGCCTCGAACTGCGTCTCGAGCTCGAACTCCTGCCGAGCGGCCTCGTCCGCTCGCGCGCGATCCTCACGAACCTGCAGGATGCCGCCTACACGGTCGACGACGTGTCGCTGTGCTTCCCGCTTCCCGCCGAGGCGACCGAGGTGCTCGACTTCACCGGTCAGCACAACTACGAGCGCTTCCCCCAGCGCGGCCCGCTGCGGGCCGGTATCCATCTGCGGGAGAACCGTCGCGGACGCACGGGCGCCGACAGCGCATACGTGCTGCACGTCGGCGTGCCCGGCTTCGGATTCGCACAGGGCCCCGTGTGGGCCGTGCACACCGCGTGGAGCGGCAACCACCACCACTACGCGGAGCGCGTCTACACCGGTGAGCAGGTGATCGGCGGCGGCGAGGTTCTGCTGCCCGGCGAGATCGTGCTCACTCGCGGCGAGGCGTACGAGACCCCATGGGTCTTCGGATCGTACGGGGACGGACTGGATGCCGTCGCGCACCGATTCCACGCCCACCTGCGCGCGCTCGGCGCGCATCGCCCTGCGGATCGTCCCGTCACGTTGAACGTGTGGGAGGCGGTGTATTTCCGCCACGACGCGGCGGAGCTGATCGCACTGGCCGACCAGGCCGCAGAGATCGGCATCGAGCGGTTCGTGCTCGACGACGGGTGGTTCGGCGACCGCCGCACCGACCGGGCGGGTCTCGGCGACTGGGTCGTCTCGACCGACGTGTGGCCCGACGGGCTGCATCCCCTCGTGGACCACGTGCGTGCCAAGGGCATGCAGTTCGGCCTGTGGTTCGAGCCCGAGATGATCAACCTCGACAGCGACCTGGCCCGGCGGCATCCCGAGTGGATCATGGCGGCGCGCGACGAGCTGCCCGTGGAATCCCGCGCGCAGCACGTGCTCAACCTCGCCGCCCCCGGCGCGTACGAGCACGTGAAAGGCCAGATGCTCGCGCTGCTCGACGAGTACGCGATCGACTACATCAAGTGGGACCACAACCGCGACCTCACCGAGGCCGGCGACCGCGAGCACGGAGGCCGCCCCGTCGTGCACGAGCAGACCCGCGCGTTCTACCGTCTGCTGCGCGAGCTGAAGGAAGCCCACCCGACGCTGGAGATCGAGTCGTGCTCGTCGGGCGGCGGGCGCGTCGACCTCGGCGTGCTCGAGCTGACCGATCGCATCTGGGTCTCGGACAACAGCGACCCGCACGACCGGCAGTCGATGATGCGCTGGTCGACGCAGCTCGCGCCGCCGGAGTTCCTGGGTGCGCACATCGCCTCGGACCGCTCGCACACGACGGGGCGCCGCCTGGACCTGTCTTTCCGAGCAGGCACGGCGATCTTCGGACACCTCGGCATCGAGTGGAACCTCGGCGAGGCGACGGATGCCGAGCTCGCCCTCCTCGCCCGCTGGATCGACTTCCACGTGCGGCACCGACACCTGCTGCTCGGCGGCGAGGTCGTGCGCATGGACACGACCGACCCCCGCGTGGTCGTGCACGGTGTGGTCTCCCCCGATCGCGCGGAGGCTCTGTACTCCTCCGCGCTGCTCGACACTGCCCACCCCGAGCCTGCGGCGAGGCTGAAGCTGCGCGGTCTCGATCCCGAGCGGATGTACGACCTGGCCCCGGTCTTCATCGGGACGTTGCCCTCGGGCCTCATCCCGCCCGTGTGGTGGGGCGAGCCGAGCGACGCCGAGATCCTCGCGAGCCAGGAGTACTGGGACCGCGCTGAGCGCGCCGACGTGAGCTTCCCGGGCGCGCGCTTCCGCGGCGACGTGCTCGCGACCGTGGGCGTGGCGGCGCCGCGCATCCACCCCGACCAGGCCGTGATCTACCACGCGGTGGCCGTCGACTGA
- a CDS encoding phosphatase PAP2 family protein, which translates to MRPPIDDDLITTRLQRLVIGVVLIAATVGLGILIALEADVDVDDWWNGFVSTFAFLQPFSLALNFLGGGWFATFVVPLGGAAVMLVLRRPWGAVFVLAASAGSALVVQVIKGMFGRARPEDMIVVSDHGSFPSGHTANAATIATIAVVLFPRIWVAVIGAAWIFAMAFSRTQVHAHWLSDTVGGTLAGIGAALVVAGAFTVVLERERARADAGGRRVGAPAAPAARQA; encoded by the coding sequence ATGCGCCCGCCGATCGACGACGACCTCATCACGACACGCCTGCAGCGCCTCGTCATCGGGGTGGTGCTCATCGCCGCGACGGTCGGCCTCGGCATCCTCATCGCCCTCGAGGCCGACGTCGACGTCGACGACTGGTGGAACGGCTTCGTCTCGACCTTCGCGTTCCTGCAGCCGTTCTCCCTCGCGCTGAACTTCCTCGGCGGCGGGTGGTTCGCGACCTTCGTCGTGCCGCTGGGCGGCGCCGCCGTGATGCTGGTGCTGCGCCGTCCGTGGGGCGCCGTGTTCGTGCTGGCGGCGTCGGCGGGAAGCGCGCTGGTGGTGCAGGTGATCAAGGGGATGTTCGGTCGCGCGCGCCCGGAAGACATGATCGTCGTCTCGGATCACGGCTCCTTCCCCTCGGGGCACACCGCCAACGCCGCCACCATCGCGACGATCGCCGTCGTGCTGTTCCCGCGGATCTGGGTGGCCGTGATCGGCGCTGCGTGGATCTTCGCGATGGCGTTCAGTCGCACGCAGGTGCACGCCCACTGGCTGAGCGACACGGTCGGGGGGACGTTGGCGGGGATCGGTGCGGCGCTCGTGGTGGCCGGCGCGTTCACGGTCGTGCTGGAGCGGGAACGGGCGCGGGCGGATGCCGGGGGTCGGCGCGTCGGGGCGCCGGCCGCCCCCGCGGCACGACAGGCGTGA
- a CDS encoding DUF305 domain-containing protein produces MTDLDGDRRTLPPWWAVLLVVVAVAGVAFAIGRFSTFGALGAGTVPTSDSPEAGFARDMQVHHGQAVEMAMDIYRTTENPDVRVLAYDIATTQSAQKGEFYDWLVKWNLPQSGGPLMAWMDAADTAHQHVATPGASEAELLTQMGMASPAELAAMRAETGTAADCTFLALMIRHHEGALPMAQALLQLGSEPRALQVAQGVIDTQSAEIDLMTSLRRGLACTD; encoded by the coding sequence GTGACCGACCTCGACGGCGACCGCCGCACCCTCCCGCCCTGGTGGGCGGTGCTGCTCGTCGTCGTCGCCGTGGCGGGCGTCGCGTTCGCGATCGGCCGGTTCTCGACCTTCGGCGCGCTGGGGGCGGGCACGGTGCCCACGAGCGACTCCCCCGAGGCGGGATTCGCCCGCGACATGCAGGTGCACCACGGTCAGGCGGTCGAAATGGCGATGGACATCTACCGCACCACCGAGAACCCCGACGTGCGCGTTCTCGCCTACGACATCGCGACCACGCAGTCCGCGCAGAAGGGCGAGTTCTACGACTGGCTCGTGAAGTGGAACCTGCCGCAGTCCGGCGGGCCGCTGATGGCGTGGATGGATGCCGCGGACACGGCCCACCAGCACGTCGCGACTCCCGGGGCATCCGAAGCGGAGCTGCTGACGCAGATGGGGATGGCGAGCCCCGCGGAACTCGCCGCGATGCGCGCCGAGACCGGCACGGCGGCGGACTGCACGTTCCTCGCGCTCATGATCCGCCACCACGAGGGCGCGCTCCCGATGGCGCAGGCGCTGCTGCAGCTGGGGTCCGAGCCGCGCGCGCTGCAGGTCGCGCAGGGCGTCATCGACACCCAGTCCGCCGAGATCGACCTCATGACCTCGCTCCGGCGAGGCCTGGCCTGCACCGACTGA
- a CDS encoding helicase HerA-like domain-containing protein, whose product MSAPDDAELARLQAEAEAAEAALKLAQAKAALAAAQAARAAAGGSAADAGGSEAAAADAGAADSEEKTDAEDDIPASAPRNPPSPRNVTPDAEAPASAASPTGPLDADEVAAVVAGYTFEGATLDLGALMNTEPVPTAQIRIPLAMMNRHGLVAGATGTGKTRTLQGLAEQLAEKGVPVFAADIKGDLSGVATPGEPSDKLLARTQAIGQDWKPTASVTEYFALGGIGKGVPVRATVSGFGPLLLSKVLGLNATQESSLGLVFHYADANGLALVDLSDLRAVLTYLTSDEGKAELKTLGGLSAATAGVILRELITFADDGADVFFGEPEFDVRDFLRTAPDGRGVLSLLEVPGIADKPALFSTFLMYLLAELFEILPEVGDADKPKLVFFFDEAHLLFKDASKDFLAAITQTVRLIRSKGVGVFFVTQTPKDVPSDVLAQLGSRVQHALRAFTPDDAKALRATVGTYPKSGYDLERVLQELGTGEAIVTVMSEKGAPTPVAWTRLRAPQGLMSPTPDPDIQRAVHASPLLAKYGTAIDRESAREILTAKMNAAAEAEAAEEAAAAKAKADAEYAKQQAAIAKADAAAEKERQKEYDRLMKASGGTSRTRTTRKAEKSPIEQVLGSKATQTILTSVIRGMFGTGRR is encoded by the coding sequence ATGAGCGCTCCCGATGACGCGGAACTGGCCCGACTGCAGGCCGAAGCCGAGGCGGCGGAAGCCGCACTGAAGCTCGCACAGGCCAAGGCGGCGCTCGCCGCGGCCCAGGCCGCGCGGGCGGCGGCGGGTGGTTCGGCGGCGGATGCCGGTGGTTCGGAGGCGGCGGCGGCGGATGCCGGTGCGGCCGATTCCGAGGAGAAAACGGATGCCGAGGACGATATCCCGGCATCCGCTCCTCGGAATCCGCCATCTCCTCGGAATGTGACGCCGGATGCCGAGGCGCCGGCATCCGCCGCCAGCCCGACCGGACCGCTCGACGCGGACGAGGTCGCGGCGGTGGTCGCCGGCTACACGTTCGAGGGGGCGACTCTGGACCTCGGCGCTCTCATGAACACGGAGCCGGTGCCGACGGCGCAGATCCGCATTCCGCTCGCGATGATGAACCGGCACGGGCTCGTCGCCGGAGCGACCGGCACGGGCAAGACCCGCACCCTGCAGGGACTTGCCGAGCAGCTGGCCGAGAAGGGCGTTCCGGTCTTCGCCGCCGACATCAAGGGCGACCTCTCCGGTGTCGCCACGCCGGGGGAGCCGAGCGACAAGCTCCTCGCCCGCACGCAGGCGATCGGCCAGGACTGGAAGCCCACGGCATCCGTCACGGAGTACTTCGCTCTCGGCGGCATCGGCAAGGGTGTGCCGGTGCGGGCGACGGTGTCGGGGTTCGGGCCGCTGCTGCTGAGCAAAGTGCTGGGGCTCAACGCGACGCAGGAGTCGAGCCTCGGACTGGTGTTCCACTACGCCGACGCCAACGGGCTCGCGCTCGTCGACCTGTCGGACCTCCGCGCCGTGCTCACGTACCTCACGAGCGACGAGGGCAAGGCGGAGCTGAAGACGCTCGGCGGGCTGTCCGCCGCGACGGCCGGGGTGATCCTGCGGGAGCTCATCACGTTCGCCGACGACGGGGCCGACGTGTTCTTCGGCGAGCCGGAGTTCGACGTCCGCGACTTCTTGCGCACCGCCCCCGACGGGCGCGGCGTGCTGTCGCTGCTGGAGGTGCCGGGCATCGCCGACAAGCCCGCGCTGTTCTCGACCTTCCTCATGTACCTGCTCGCGGAGCTGTTCGAGATCCTCCCGGAGGTCGGCGACGCCGACAAGCCGAAGCTCGTGTTCTTCTTCGACGAGGCGCACCTGCTGTTCAAGGACGCGTCGAAGGACTTCCTCGCGGCGATCACGCAGACGGTCCGCCTCATCCGCTCGAAGGGCGTCGGGGTGTTCTTCGTGACGCAGACGCCGAAGGACGTGCCCTCCGACGTGCTCGCCCAGCTCGGGTCGCGCGTGCAGCACGCGCTGCGCGCGTTCACCCCCGACGATGCGAAGGCGCTGCGCGCGACGGTCGGCACGTACCCGAAGAGCGGGTACGACCTGGAGCGGGTGCTGCAGGAGCTCGGCACGGGCGAGGCGATCGTCACCGTCATGAGCGAGAAGGGCGCCCCGACACCCGTCGCGTGGACCCGGCTGCGGGCGCCGCAGGGGCTGATGTCGCCGACGCCCGACCCCGACATCCAGCGGGCCGTGCACGCGTCGCCGCTGCTCGCGAAGTACGGCACGGCGATCGACCGGGAGTCGGCGCGCGAGATCCTCACCGCGAAGATGAACGCCGCCGCCGAGGCGGAGGCCGCCGAGGAGGCGGCGGCCGCGAAGGCGAAGGCGGATGCCGAGTACGCCAAGCAGCAGGCCGCGATCGCGAAGGCCGACGCCGCCGCCGAGAAGGAGCGGCAGAAGGAGTACGACCGGCTGATGAAGGCGTCCGGCGGTACGTCGCGCACGCGGACGACCCGCAAGGCCGAGAAGTCGCCCATCGAGCAGGTGCTCGGGTCGAAGGCGACGCAGACGATCCTGACCTCCGTCATCCGCGGCATGTTCGGCACCGGCCGGCGCTGA
- a CDS encoding multidrug effflux MFS transporter encodes MRDTASIPTVSPDQRAGAARTGAIRTLGANPATAPIVLHPGDAISTARRVVYIILLGALTALGPFTIDLYLPAFPVLQEDFHTTAAAIQLTLTGTMIGFALGQLVVGPLSDKVGRRVPLLAVTALHVVASVAAALAPTLELLTVARVFMGVGAAAGGVVAMAIVRDLFGGRRLVVMLSRLALVSGVAPVVAPLIGSALLAVMPWRGIFVVLAIYGVVMLVSAIALVPETLPKARRQDSGGATVLQRYKSVFSDRVFIGVLIIGGMTFSGLFSYLSASPFLFQEGYGFDAQQYGLLFAVNSLGVVLGVQTASRLAARFGPQWVLACSTAVLVLAASAIMATDALGFGVWGTMVPLFVFMTACGFTFPCVQVLALDRHGKAAGTAASVIGAVNFGVAGIITPLVGALSEGAGITATTMAIVMAGCGVVAVLSLWFVVRPRTVERLAP; translated from the coding sequence GTGCGCGACACCGCATCGATCCCCACCGTCAGCCCCGACCAGCGCGCCGGCGCCGCCCGCACGGGCGCCATCCGCACCCTGGGCGCCAACCCGGCCACCGCGCCGATCGTCCTGCACCCCGGTGACGCCATCTCCACCGCGCGGCGCGTTGTCTACATCATCCTGCTGGGCGCGCTCACCGCCCTCGGCCCCTTCACGATCGACCTGTATCTGCCGGCCTTCCCGGTGCTGCAGGAGGACTTCCACACCACGGCCGCCGCGATCCAGCTGACCCTCACCGGCACCATGATCGGGTTCGCGCTCGGCCAGCTCGTCGTCGGTCCCCTCAGCGACAAGGTCGGCCGTCGCGTGCCGCTGCTGGCCGTCACGGCGCTGCACGTGGTGGCCAGCGTCGCGGCCGCGCTCGCCCCGACGCTCGAGCTGCTCACCGTCGCTCGCGTCTTCATGGGCGTCGGCGCCGCCGCCGGCGGCGTGGTCGCCATGGCGATCGTGCGCGACCTGTTCGGCGGCCGGCGGCTCGTCGTCATGCTGAGCCGGCTCGCCCTCGTCTCCGGCGTCGCGCCCGTCGTCGCACCGCTCATCGGATCGGCGCTCCTCGCCGTCATGCCCTGGCGCGGGATCTTCGTCGTGCTCGCGATCTACGGCGTCGTCATGCTCGTCTCCGCCATCGCGCTCGTCCCCGAGACCCTCCCGAAGGCGCGGCGGCAGGACAGTGGCGGGGCCACGGTGCTGCAGCGGTACAAGAGCGTGTTCAGCGACCGGGTGTTCATCGGCGTGCTCATCATCGGCGGCATGACCTTCAGCGGACTGTTCTCCTACCTGTCGGCCTCGCCGTTCCTCTTCCAGGAGGGCTACGGCTTCGACGCGCAGCAGTACGGTCTGCTGTTCGCCGTCAACTCCCTCGGCGTCGTCCTCGGCGTGCAGACGGCGTCGCGGCTCGCGGCGCGCTTCGGTCCGCAGTGGGTGCTCGCCTGCTCCACCGCGGTGCTCGTGCTCGCGGCATCCGCCATCATGGCGACCGACGCGCTGGGATTCGGAGTGTGGGGGACGATGGTGCCGCTGTTCGTGTTCATGACCGCATGCGGCTTCACGTTCCCGTGCGTGCAGGTGCTCGCGCTCGATCGCCACGGGAAGGCCGCCGGGACCGCGGCATCCGTCATCGGCGCCGTGAACTTCGGGGTCGCGGGCATCATCACCCCGCTCGTCGGCGCCCTGTCGGAGGGGGCGGGGATCACCGCCACGACGATGGCGATCGTCATGGCCGGATGCGGCGTCGTCGCGGTGCTGTCGCTGTGGTTCGTCGTGCGCCCGCGGACCGTGGAGCGTCTCGCGCCCTGA
- a CDS encoding SDR family oxidoreductase: MSALSAPTGREPDLRTRPRDDGTAPRALVLGATGYIGGRLVPRLVAAGYRVRVLVRDPARLAAFAWGDDVEAVEGSATDAGALAAACDDVDVLYYLIHSMGQGGGFEEADLAAAHAVAQAAAAASVRRIVYLGGLHPRTGDLSPHLRSRVAVGEVFLASGVPTLVLQAGVVIGSGSASFEMIRHLTEVLPYMPAPRWVRNRIQPIAIRDVAHYLLGAARVDAAVTRAVDIGGPDVLRYGQMMNGYAVEAGLPQRAIAALPVLTPGLASHWVNLVTPVPRAIARPLIASLVHECVMDDHAVDALIPPPADGLTPYRRAVALALGRVEADTVETSWQDAEVTGIPSDPLPSDPDWAGRTVYTDVRSAATTASPDRLWAVIAGIGGENGWYSAPLLWALRGWMDRVVGGVGLTRGRRSRGRVAVGDAIDFWRVERVEPGRLLRLRAEMRVPGLAWLDLQCEPEEDGGGARYRQRAVFFPSGLAGRLYWLAVLPFHGFIFRGMAARITAAAEADAAVPAAGSGDAISG, encoded by the coding sequence ATGAGTGCGTTGTCGGCCCCCACGGGGCGTGAGCCCGACCTGCGGACGCGGCCCCGAGACGACGGAACCGCCCCACGGGCGCTCGTCCTGGGGGCGACCGGATACATCGGCGGACGGCTCGTGCCGCGGCTCGTCGCGGCGGGATACCGCGTGCGGGTGCTCGTCCGCGACCCCGCCCGTCTCGCGGCGTTCGCGTGGGGCGATGACGTCGAGGCCGTCGAAGGGTCGGCGACGGATGCCGGGGCGCTCGCCGCCGCGTGCGACGACGTCGACGTGCTGTACTACCTCATCCACTCGATGGGACAGGGGGGCGGATTCGAGGAGGCCGACCTCGCCGCGGCGCACGCCGTCGCGCAGGCGGCGGCCGCGGCATCCGTCCGTCGCATCGTGTATCTCGGCGGTCTGCATCCGCGCACCGGCGACCTCAGCCCGCACCTGCGCTCGCGCGTCGCGGTGGGCGAGGTGTTCCTCGCCAGCGGCGTGCCGACGCTCGTGCTGCAGGCGGGCGTCGTCATCGGATCGGGGTCGGCGTCGTTCGAGATGATCCGGCACCTCACCGAAGTGCTGCCGTACATGCCCGCGCCGCGGTGGGTGCGCAACCGCATCCAGCCGATCGCGATCCGTGACGTGGCGCACTACCTGCTGGGCGCCGCGCGGGTGGATGCCGCGGTCACCCGCGCCGTCGACATCGGCGGTCCCGACGTGCTGCGCTACGGGCAGATGATGAACGGCTACGCGGTCGAGGCGGGTCTGCCGCAGCGGGCGATCGCGGCGCTGCCGGTGCTGACGCCCGGACTCGCATCGCACTGGGTCAACCTCGTCACGCCCGTGCCGCGCGCGATCGCGCGGCCGCTCATCGCGTCGCTCGTGCACGAGTGCGTCATGGACGACCACGCCGTCGATGCGCTCATCCCGCCCCCGGCGGACGGCCTCACTCCCTACCGGCGCGCGGTCGCGCTCGCCCTCGGCCGCGTCGAGGCCGACACCGTGGAGACGAGCTGGCAGGATGCCGAGGTCACCGGCATTCCGTCGGATCCCCTCCCGAGCGACCCGGACTGGGCTGGCCGCACCGTGTACACCGATGTGCGGAGCGCCGCGACGACCGCATCGCCGGATCGGCTGTGGGCCGTCATCGCGGGGATCGGCGGCGAGAACGGCTGGTACTCCGCGCCGCTGCTGTGGGCGCTGCGCGGCTGGATGGACCGCGTCGTCGGTGGGGTGGGCCTCACGCGCGGACGCCGTAGCCGCGGACGCGTCGCCGTCGGCGACGCGATCGACTTCTGGCGGGTGGAGCGGGTGGAACCGGGCCGGCTGCTGCGGCTGCGCGCCGAGATGCGCGTGCCGGGGCTCGCGTGGCTGGATCTGCAGTGCGAGCCGGAGGAGGACGGCGGCGGTGCGCGCTACCGGCAGCGCGCGGTGTTCTTCCCCTCCGGGCTCGCCGGGCGGCTGTATTGGCTCGCGGTGCTGCCGTTCCACGGGTTCATCTTCCGCGGTATGGCGGCGCGGATCACGGCAGCCGCCGAGGCGGATGCCGCGGTGCCCGCCGCCGGTTCCGGTGACGCGATCAGCGGTTGA
- a CDS encoding DUF3105 domain-containing protein yields MTPTSSGKRSSGNPATQAKIELSVKQQREQQKQEKLAEYQRQLAKRRRSRLTWWVVGVTAGLAVVALIAASVIFAPKKVTYEAGGTGAEIEGVETFTNETQHVAGTVDYPQNPPAGGPHNQYWLNCGIYDQPQQNENAVHSLEHGAVWVTYDQAQMSGAELDELTSHLPSTYVILSPYEGLPSPIVLSAWNAQLQLERASDTRIPEFFEEYWRNQNVPEPGAACTGAIDGPGKQS; encoded by the coding sequence ATGACCCCGACGTCCTCCGGCAAGCGCTCCAGCGGCAACCCCGCCACGCAGGCCAAGATCGAGCTGTCCGTCAAGCAGCAGCGCGAGCAGCAGAAGCAGGAGAAGCTCGCTGAGTACCAGCGCCAGCTCGCCAAGCGCCGCCGCAGCCGGCTGACCTGGTGGGTGGTCGGCGTCACGGCGGGTCTCGCCGTGGTCGCGCTGATCGCGGCATCCGTCATCTTCGCGCCGAAGAAGGTCACCTACGAGGCCGGCGGCACCGGCGCCGAGATCGAGGGCGTCGAGACGTTCACGAACGAGACGCAGCACGTCGCGGGCACCGTCGACTACCCGCAGAACCCGCCGGCGGGCGGCCCGCACAACCAGTACTGGCTGAACTGCGGCATCTACGACCAGCCGCAGCAGAACGAGAACGCGGTCCACTCCCTCGAGCACGGCGCCGTCTGGGTGACGTACGACCAGGCGCAGATGTCGGGCGCCGAGCTCGACGAGCTGACGTCGCACCTGCCGTCGACGTACGTGATCCTCTCCCCCTACGAGGGGCTGCCGTCGCCCATCGTGCTGAGCGCGTGGAACGCGCAGCTGCAGCTCGAGCGCGCCTCCGACACCCGCATTCCGGAGTTCTTCGAGGAGTACTGGCGCAACCAGAACGTGCCCGAGCCGGGTGCCGCGTGCACGGGCGCGATCGACGGGCCCGGCAAGCAGTCGTGA